Within Anopheles ziemanni chromosome 2, idAnoZiCoDA_A2_x.2, whole genome shotgun sequence, the genomic segment CTCACTCTTTCTCTGCACCTATGCTCTTTTCATTTAGCTTTATGGTTTACTATGCGAGAGTAGGTCAGTATATACTATTTAGCTGAAAGCGGGATACAACGGTTTACTAAGCCGGACCACCAAGATGGGTGGAGTGGATGGTCAATGCATGAAACGGTCAATGGCTTTAAAAGTTCTCCGTgagggtggaagaaaaagacaaaaacaaactgtgtCGATGGTAGCAGAAATGGTTGACACCCGAAAAAGTTTATCGATAGGAAATCACTagctaaattaatttaactaaATATTTGATATCTAGActattaaatttcatttattcacTTATTTTAAATACATCAAACCAGTCAACACTACACATGCAGCATAGAAATACATTAGACAGGAAAGTGTTTTATTCTATATTTAAGAATTTTCCTATTGGGTGTTCTTTCGTGAAGTTTGAGCAGTAACTTTATGAAATGTTGTGTTCAAGAATCGATTACCGGCATTGGTTCGAGTCACAACCAAGACCGAACCCTCTCTTACACAGGATAAGTAGGTAAACAGTCTATTAAGGTCAAAATGTCTAGGCATTTTgcgaaggaataaaaaataagtttaGCATTTTTAAATGAAGTAACCAGCATGAttattaaattgtaaattgaaaCAATGTTCAATCATTCCGATGATacttaaaatgaacaaaaaatgctttaaatttttttaaataatatattttttcgatGTATCCTTAAACAATTCaatcgaataaaaaatatgGATTATGGATTAATTTTACATATTGCCtagattaaaaatgttttaatcttCATATGTAAGAGACTGTCTACGGTTGTGGGCCGAATCCAGTTGTGGGTCACTGATCACTGAAACGGCTATCTGCtagcaaaaaagcaaaaaaatgttaaaatttatgtGTCTAGTCATTTCCCAAAGGCGATATTTCAaagcttaaaaataaaaataaagaggTGTTTTACTTTGCAATTCAGTACAGTAAGTGTACTTTGCAACATGTTTCATGTACAAATTTAATGTCTGTGTTGAGCAGTTTTGccgaacaaatgaaaaatggaaacaaatagTACTTATTATTCGCGCTATGAATCATCAAACTCGTTAAGTTGTTGATAAAACAGCACTGTTGTTCCAACGTTTTGAGAACCCAAGGTTGTCATATCTAACCAGAAAGAAAGTTGGCTGGCCCGCACCACTTTTCGATGAACTCGATCACGTTCGGAATATCGGTCTGGGGTGCCATACGAGCGGCCACCGTCAATTTGCTCCAAGCGTCCCTATTGGCCAGACGATGGGTACGCTGGAACACCACCGGCTGGCGACCCATCACCGGATAGGCGCTCACCAGACAGGCCTGATCGGCCAGCCCCAGGCTACTCTCGTACTGGTTGCGGTCGTCCGTCGGTAGCACCTGGTCGACCTTCTGATCCATGCTGACGGCAAGGACCCACTCGCGGATCTCTTCGTGCAACTGTGGTTCACCCTTCAGATGCAGCTCGGCCGGGATCGGCACTGAGCTGGGAAAGTCGGTAGCGGCCAGATCGGAATGGTCTACCAGCTGCCCAGAGCCTTCCTCGATCGCCTCACACACGTCTAGATAGTGGTTGAGGATGACGAACGCCTCGGCTTCCCTTCCCTGCGAGCGCAGATCCATGCCCGCCTCGTAGTATCCTTTGTCGCAGGGGATCACGTCCGTGTAACGCAGCATGGCCACCGAAATCTTTACCCCAAGTGACTGAAGAGCCGGTGCCTGACGGCAGGCGGCGCGTGTCGCATAATAGTGCGCGATCACGAGCAGCTGTTCGAACCGGTCGATCACTTCCGCGTCGGAATGGTCGGATCCTCGCAGGGCCTGAACCAGTCCGAGCAAGAAGTTTCGCAGGTTCTTCCACATGGGCGCCCCATCTGGTTCGCGCAATGCAAAGCACTCCAGAGCTATGCGGCTGTAGATGTTGAAATTGGCGGCCACCGGTGGACCTCCGTGCTCGAGGTAGAGTCCGAGTGCTGCCATGCAGTCTCCGTCGCGGAGCAGTTGGGCCGCGTACTGCGCCAAGTACTTCTGCAGCACCGGAACACTGTGCTGCTTGGCCTTCTCGATGCAGCGCGTCCATTGGCCTTGCTCGGCCAGCAGGTCCAGGGCGCCTACAATGTCGATGTCTGCCAACTGTTCCACATTACCCTGGTGGCGAAGCCGTGCCTTCTGCTGTACCTCAACGTACGCCACCAGCTGTGGATCGATCTCTTTCGCAAGTCGACGTGCCTTACCCCAGTTGTCGGTGCGAATGAACACGTCCACCGCTTCCTGGGGTAGTTCGGCCGCTAGATAGAGCTGTGCGGCAGGCCCCACCTGACCGATATCGATCAACCTGGGGCCGAGTTCACGTGCAATTTCGACCGCTTCCGGGCCTTCGAGAAACTGATTGCAGATTTCGGCCGCCCGGAGTAACGCCCGAGCTACCGTCGGTTCGTCGGCGTTACCCTCGTTGATCTGCAGTAGACACTCGGTGGCACGACGGAATTCTTCGTTCCGCGCATGTTCGGACGCTTTCTGAAGCAGATAGCGGGAGTCGGTGGATTCGCCCACTCGATTCACCCGGGCGTACAACTTTTGCAGCTCCGCAACCGCTCCCGGCACGAACTCCTTCGCAATTCTCAGTGCATCGGCCACCATGTTGTACTCACGGTAGTGTTCCAGAATTAGATCTGGCCGGTCAGCCCGGATCATCAGTGCCTCGTACTCCGGGTAGTTGCGCGCTTCGAGCGCAGCATTGGCCTGACTCAACAGCACTTCATGGACCGCCTCTGGTAGGTACTGCTCGGCGACCCGCAGAGCCGCCTTCCAGTCAccactgtgtgtgtgcatcATGATGGCTTCGCGGGGTTTTCCCGCAAGCAAGAACTCCGCCTCGGCTTCGGTAAACTTACCGTCGTCCTCCAGTGCCATCGCTATCTTCAGATGGACCTCGTCCGCCGGTCGCCCACTAGCCCGGCAAAGCTCGAGTGCGAAATCGAACTGACCAGCTTCGCACGCATACGCTACACAGCTTTCCAGCAGCGCCATCTTTGCCAACAGCCTGGCGGCACCCTCGATTGGCAGTGATTTGGCCCACATGAAGGCGACCTGTTCCGAGGCCGGTTTGCCTCCTTTCTGCTTGGCCACCCGGTGCGCTTCCTCCCACTTCCCGGCGGTGCAGTACATGTGGACTGCCGCCTTCCAGTCACCCGCGGCCAGGAAGTGCACTTCGGCGTTCTTCAACCGGCCCTTCGATTCTAGCTGGCGGCCCAGATTTAGGTGAGTCTGCTCGAGCAGATTCTTGTGGTGGCGCTCCACCAGCCGAATCATGGAATCGTACAGTTCTAGCTCTTTGTACATCGTGATCGCTAGATCCGGCTCACCCACCGTCACCAGCACCTTCTCCGCATCCCTATACTTGCCTTCCCGTTCGAGGCCCTTCGCCTGCTCGATAAACATCTCCCGGACGTCCGCAGAAGGCAGCCAGCGGTCGGCGATATCGAAAGCCTTCTCCCACTGGCCGTGCCGATTCAGCATCTGTACCGCCTCCCGGTACATCTCGGCACGCACTAGCAACTCTTCGGCCGTCCTCACGTCACCCACCTGGCACAGATGCTCCGCTAGCTCGACGGCGTACTTCTGAATCTCTTCCGGATCGTCCACGACCTTCGCGATCTGTACCGCTTTGCGCCACTGTTTCGCACCAACGGCCGCCTCGAGTGCCTTCACCGTGCAGCCGGCTTCGATATAGTGGCTGATGGAGGCATCCAGCTGCCGTTTGCCCACCAACCAGTCTCCCCACTCTTCCTCTAGGCTGGTCACCTCGTCCGGTGCCACATACCGAGCGAGCTCGATCGCTCGAGCATAGGCACCTCCCTTCCGGTAGAGCGCGATGGCGCTCTGCTGTTGACCGGTACGATTGGCGAGTTCCGCCGCCAGTTCAAAGAGCTCTGCAATGGGCCAACAGTTTGAAGGTGAAATTTTACATCATAAAAAgcataaatacacacacttCTATTTAGATTAATAAACTGGCTACACATGCAGTACTAcacgaacaaacacaaacgaattttaacaaaacaaacatctatCGATTGTATCTCATATAGTGAAGTAGTTTAAACCTTAGTATATCGATTTCATAGTGGATACATAGTAATCAAATTTCTTTTTAGAATACCTATACAGCAGTCCAGTTTGTATAACAACACTCTATCGCAGTGGAGTTTGAATGTAAAAAACCATGCATAACGTGTAACTAACATATATTTAGCGTATCAATGAGATCTTTACAACTAATTACAGAGGGTAGAAACGCCAGTTATTTTAACTGAAACTGATGAAAAACACCGAATTTTACCAACGGACAAAACGCTGCCCAAGCTATGCATGAAATTCTTGTGAAGTTTGCTAAAGATAATGTGCAAAGtgtgaaaatatatatatatactggCGCcgtattacaataattttcaaaactttctaGGTTAAAAAAACGACTATCAATTATATCAACGAATCAAATATATTCATTAAAACtcacaaaaattaatttgatctAGCAGCAACTGGATTGATTTGAATTATGATTATCAAACATTAACATCCAAAACTTACCAGCTTTGATCAACGATGCCGACACTCGTGTCACGAGATTTTCATCAGACAGCAGGTGCGGTGTCTTAAGGGCGAGCTTGACCGCTTTCACTGGCTTGTTCGCCTTCATGTATAGTGTCATTGCTTTATCCTTTTCGCCGCGTTCTTCCAGCACCTCGCCCGCCTTCTCCTCCTGACTCGTGCCCAGTAGGAACTCCATTTGGGCCTCCTTCAGCTCCGACAGCCCGTGATATCCTCGACGCTCCGCCAGCTTGATCGCGTCGTCCCAGCGGCGTAACTTGGTGTACATCGCCAGTGCGGCCTCGATATCTCCCTGCTCAATGTAGATCCGTTCAGCGGTTCTGTTGAATGGAAATCGTCAACCATAAGAACATCGAAGTGTGGAAGCTCATAAGAATTTCGCTCGCTTTACCTTAAATCTCCACCGAGAAGTGCCATCATCGCGCGCACCTCCGGACAGCTCATACCAGGGCCCGTCGTTTCCTCGTACCGTTCGGCGATCTTGATCATCTCTCCGATGTAGAACGTTTTCGAGGCATTCCCGAGGGCGGCGAAGCAGCGTTGGGCCACTCGAAGATTTTGTTGGGCCAGCGCAATGTTGGCCAGATTGTGCCACATTGCCTTCGCCGCTGGCCGGTCGCCAAGCGATTCTAGGTAGAATATGGCGCGACCAAAGTCGCTGTCGTTCACAGCCGTCCCGAACTCAACCAGACCCTCATCGAGCGGGTACACGTGCTCGGAGGCCGCTTCACGGGTCACGATCTCCGTTCGGCCATCCTCACGCAACACATCGACCACATCGCCCCGAACCGGCATAATGGTAACGTGCTCGGGCAGGTCGATATTGTACCACACGGCCAGGTTGGTGTCGCTCTGCGCGACGGCCACATCGCTTGATGGGACCCACTGAACGAACGCCACCTTTGACAGGAGTGTTTGCTTCTGGCCACTGCCAACATCCACCAGCACCAGACGCATCTTGCGATCGCGGAACAACAACTTATGGCCCGTCTCGCTCAGCTCGAGCCAATCGATCTTGGAGTCGTGTGAAATCTGTGCGATCGTTGACTGAAGCATCAGGTCAACAACGCACACGGTCTTCATGTCCAGTAGATAGGCCAGCTTCTTGTTGTTGCGTGTGTTGCCACGCTCGTTCAGCCGCACCGAGATGACATGTGGATTGACAAATTCGGTCCGCACCGAGCCAAGGATGTAGTTCTCGCCGTACTCCACCAGTGACAGTTCGCCGGCGTTGAAGATAAGCACCACCGTGGGATTCTCGAAGTAGAATCGTTCGTGTCGGCCCGTGGCGATCCAGGGTATCTCACTCGTCAACGAACGCGTCAGATCACACAGGATCAGTGAGTCCTCGGTGCGTCCGACAAGATAGTTATCCTTACCCATGATCCGGATGTCATCGATTTCCAGCCCAAGCTGCGACTCTACCAGCATGGTCGTGATTGGTTCATGAAGTGACTTCAGCAGAACCTGACTGGGGGCGACAAACGTGAGCTCAAACTTGTCCTGCCAGATGGTGCGCCGTAGGACGGACTCGTAAGCCAACACTGCCCCGCACAGGGAGCCAACGGCCAACCGGGAACCGTCCTTACGCCAGCAAAGGGCCGTCACGCTGTAGAGATTCGGAATGGTCTTGCACAACGACTCCGTCCAGGCGTTCTGACGGGGACTCCAACTGAAGATGCGCAGCCGGTCATAGCTTCCAACCGCGACGGCCTGCCCGTTGGGACTAGCTGCTGCCACCGTGAACTCTCGCTCTGCCTCGTCCCGCCCATAGTCGAACGTACGCATTGGGCGACCCTGTAGGTCGTAGAAGCAAATTTTCTTGTCACAGCCGGCAACAACTATGCCTCCCTGCGGCCAGGCCAGTGCGACCGGTGCGACCGGATGTTGCAGTAGACGGCCCGTCGGTTCGCCCGGTTCTTCCACCAGCAGAAAGCGCACCACCGAGCCGTCCTCGTGCCCCGACAGAACACCCGTACCCTTGGTGTTCTGCGCCAGCGTCACCACCATACTGTCCGTACCGTACAGCGTCTTGGACTTGTTGTTCTTACAGTACAGTGAGCGCACCTTACCGTCCTCCAGTCCGGCTACGATCAACCCTCCCGCCAGCCAAGTGATGCAGGTGACGGCCGCACCCTGCGGGAACTTGTTGCAGATCACCTTCTTCTCGTTCCACTGCTCGCCCAGTTTGTACACGTACACGATGCTGTCGCTCTGGGCTACCGCCAGCCGGCTCGAGTCCGGACTGAACGTAATCCCGCGTATAACGTACGAGTTTTTGACCGCATTCGGATCGGCTGCCTTGGTCGAGAACTTGTCCCGCCGCTCGCCATTCTCGTCGAACAGCAGGATGGTACGGTCAGCCGTGGCCACCGCCAGCTTCTGATTGTTTGCCGACCAGCTTAACCCCGCAATACGGTACAGGTGGTCCTGCGTTTAACCGAAGAGTATAACGATCAATAACTATAATTGGATGCGATTGGCATCCATTTTTCCTTACCTGTGCTTCGACGATGGTTTTCATAAACTTTAACTGCATTTTTATTCTTCCGCGATTATATTGAGCCTCAGAAAAcacatttattgttttttcacGACCATTCCTTTGACGTATCGATTTTACAATTGATTGTTGTGTACAACTACCTAGCGACCGTTGCCGTGGTTACCATAAAAGCATGGTTTTGCAACACGTGGTCATTCAAAACATGCTGACGCCAACCGCTATGCATCAACAGGTTGCAGCTGGGGAAGTTCATTTTGTTGGCCCGCGATGCGCATGAGCTAGCGAATCGTTGAGGATAATGTTATTAGCCATGCGTTTTGGCAAAATTTAATGCTAGCTTTATgtcaatatttcatttttatgtgtCCATTGAACACTTAAAAAATTGCAATTTTCTCACACGCTTTGGCTTTCATCGCTAGTAATCAAAATTGACCAAAAGCTacaaattttcccatttttattcaaattcacGCAGACGCGATTCAAATTGTGGTCATCGTAAGTCATGTGAAACAATATATACAACATTGTGTTCATCAAACACAATACTATTTATTAGTCATTTTGTAACACATCCAGTACGGATACAGGTGAGGATGTAATCCTACAATTAGTTTGTTTCCTCCAATACGCGTTATTGTTTGGATTGCTTCAGCTTGTTTTCATAGTCTGCAGTACGTAAAAAAAATACCTGATACTTAAGCTTGTTTTTCAACTACCGTAAGTTTTTGCTATAGCTTCATTCCTAAAAGAACAATTTGCCTGCACGGACTACAGAAAACCGTGAAAAACGATATCGTACAAACACATTGTATTAGTGCTACGAGGCAGAAAATCAAACGTTCAGCAGCTTCATCTGTCCCTAGTGATGATGTACGTTGAACAGATCTCCGGCGGAAGGGAGCGGAGCTAATCCGCCGGGTGCATCCGGCAGGGAGGTAAGGTCTGGGAGTTTGTTCAGATGGTTTCTCACTTCTTTTTGTACTTCTTTGATTTTGGCGAGCTTATTTTGATATTCCtataattaaacaaacaaaaaacttatgGCATGTGCAATCGTGAACTATAGCTGAACACGTGGCGTACAAACCTCGAGCCGATTTTCAGCTTGCAAAAGCAACTCCTGCTGCTCCCGGTGAAAATCTCTAAGCATGGTCGTTAGCTTCTTGCGGTCGTCCATTTCCGTTGCAAGCCGGGAGTTGTAAtcgtttatcatttttattgcattatttacctttcgttaaaaaaataaaaaccaattaaTAAGCAAAGGGATGTACAGTGGCATAAGGGTACGTGTACCAGTATCAGCATGTTTAGGATTTTATATCTGACCTTATTGTCTTACCTGAAAATTATTGTTAGAAATCAagttaaattgtttaaaaatttaaatcgtaAAAAAATGTAAGTTTATAAGTATTCACACCGGTGTTTCACCTTTGCTACAGTAATACAGAAATTAGTTGCCAATACTGGTACTAGCGCCAATACTGGTACAATTACCTTTGTCAGAAAACTCACGTCAGCTGCGAGCTGTATCGCGGTCTGTTTATCTTCCATCCGGTCTAGTGCCGCCAGTTTCATCACTGCCTCATCATACTTTGCTATCTTCGCCCGAACATCACCGTCGCTGGACGCGGAGTTTTCCAGCTCCATTATCACCTTGATGAGTTCCTCCGGTTCCGGTGGATCACCGTCTGGTTGATGCGGACTTAAGGTGATATGGGTTTCCACCTTACCGTTGACTTCTACCACTTCACTTTTGGCTTTCTTCTCTGGCACAACCGACGGGCTAACCTTTTTCGATGGCTCAGTCTCGTTGGTGCTGGCGGGTGGTTCAGAAACTTTTCGTTTCTTGTCGTTTCCATTTGCTTCCACCTTCGGGATGGCCTCGGTCCCATTCAGCGCCAACGAGTATTCTTTGATTTTGACCTCTTCGTATACACCGCGCTCGCCCCAAATGCCGAGGATCCGGTTGAGGTTGTTGATGGTTTTTGGTTCCGGCGAAGATTGCGCTATGTATTTGAACGCCTTTGGTAGGTAATGCTCGAACTCACGCCCATACTCCGGCCCTTTCTTTTTGCTATTTTGTATCACATCGTTAGCTAGATACATAAACGTAAGCTTTTTCGCCGAGGGTGCTGTAAGTAGGTACGGTAAGTCAACAAATTAACTTCCGGTTACTGCACACGTGCTCAACCATTTCCCGTTCTCACCTCGTTGCAGTTCTTTTAACCATGTTTTGACGATAATTGAATGATGCTTGCGATGATGTATCAACCAAAGGGAAAGGGTCTGGATGCTCTGCTGGCTGCTGTTGAGATCGAGAAGTTTCTTAACCAACCCCGTCTCGGTAAACGAAGACATGCTGACGGAACACTTCCAATCGTTACGGGTGCTACCAACCAACGAGCACTTCTGTTCCCCGATACTATGGTAAGGTAAAACCTTAGTGGCGTATGTTTAGGATGATTTTAACGTTAGAAATATGGTGTGTAATTCAACAAAACAATTCTCACTTGGGCGTCCCTGTTGATTTCGTCTTTCCAAGTccaccaaaacaaacatgacAGTCGCAATGAAAACATTCAAAGTCAAGGAGCATATAAAAAACAAGGTGAGACTAAGTTGCCTTTCGTGCCCGGCATTGCGAAAGAACGCTATGCCAGCATATTTTGCCTGAATATGTTGTATGTAAATTTGACCTGTATATGTAGATTTAAAAGAACACATGATTTGTTTAAGGCTGTGAAAAACGTTTGAAGTATGAATTCCGCACACCTACGCCGGGACATTCCCCCAAAAATGTCAAGTTGGCTAGCACTATTCTACCTGAGGATACAAGAACCTTGTTTACCAGCATAATAATCAGGGCTGCTGCATTACCTCAATTCGTTATTCAGCAAACTCAATATTCAAAAGGAAGAGAAATCGAAAAAACCGTTAAAGAGTATACAGTCGaataaatctttaaaaagtaaaatgaatcaaataaatcgtttttaaatatttttctcaatttATTATAGAAAAGTTATAACTAAAATTTTAGAGCAAAATTTTGTATATGTATTCAACAGTCTGATTTCAGTTATGCGATAACtattcaaacatttattttgaacCTCGAAccgtttttgaaaaaattaatataattGGTAAAAGACACAATCTTATCTTTAAATCAATATAACTTCACTAGAAAATACATGATCACCTTCATTTTCACAGTTTATAATAATTGAGATACAAGTTTCAATGCAATATCTGCAACATTTTCaagttttcattaaatttataaaCCCGCTCTAATGTGCACCCAAATGAGACATGGTGGTGGAATTATTcgttttgttgtgttgttattTTAGTAGACCCTATCGATTTTTAGTCGGTAAACGAAAGCTGACTGGAAAGAATCCGAGTTTCGTGTAACTTTACAGAATTTAgaccttcatcatcatcaatgcTTCCTAAGCAAGATTAGAGTGCGTAGGTGGCTTGCAATGGTGGATATTTGAGGTCCAGCATCCCGTTTCGAATCCACTTTGTTCctcgtatgtttgtgtgtgatcTCGAGACGGAATGTTATACAGTGagtcaaggaaaaaaaaacaccctcaAACTGGTAAAACAAGCCTGATCGACATGTGTGGCATGAACGTAGAGCACGAAGCTGGGCGACACCGGGAGCACGAAGCTGGTCGAGTCTCAGGTATCTCCGGTTTGTACGGGTACGTTTATTCAAAATCGAAAGTGATTCAATTCCTGCAGCCTCAGGTCCAGTCGCCGTTCGACCTTCTTTAGTGCAGCATCGCCCCGGCGAAACGGAAGGTTCGTGCGATTGCAAGCTTATCCTCGATCGAGCCTTGTTTGTGgtcacacaggcacacaccgTGTGTCGGACGCCGCCGGTTGGTGTCCGTTGTGCAACGGCCCGGTTTGACAGCAGCAAAAGTCAGATGCATACTGGCCCCAACAGAGGAACAAATACTCGATCATCGAGCCTCAACAGCAGCACCTCTTGGTCAGTTCAGTTTCATCACgtccgaaaaggaaaaccggtGCAAAACGGCACACCGACTGCGAGGTGCTGCTCATGttctctttccctttcccgcGGCCAGCTTTCTTAGCAGCatggtgctggtagtggtaCAGCCTCCGCAGCCCACCCAGGGCAGCATTCGCCAGATCGATCTTCAGCGATCCGCGGGCTAAGATCGTGCTCAGTAG encodes:
- the LOC131288247 gene encoding regulation of nuclear pre-mRNA domain-containing protein 1B isoform X1, encoding MSSFTETGLVKKLLDLNSSQQSIQTLSLWLIHHRKHHSIIVKTWLKELQRAPSAKKLTFMYLANDVIQNSKKKGPEYGREFEHYLPKAFKYIAQSSPEPKTINNLNRILGIWGERGVYEEVKIKEYSLALNGTEAIPKVEANGNDKKRKVSEPPASTNETEPSKKVSPSVVPEKKAKSEVVEVNGKVETHITLSPHQPDGDPPEPEELIKVIMELENSASSDGDVRAKIAKYDEAVMKLAALDRMEDKQTAIQLAADVSFLTKVNNAIKMINDYNSRLATEMDDRKKLTTMLRDFHREQQELLLQAENRLEEYQNKLAKIKEVQKEVRNHLNKLPDLTSLPDAPGGLAPLPSAGDLFNVHHH
- the LOC131281791 gene encoding intraflagellar transport protein 172 homolog — its product is MQLKFMKTIVEAQDHLYRIAGLSWSANNQKLAVATADRTILLFDENGERRDKFSTKAADPNAVKNSYVIRGITFSPDSSRLAVAQSDSIVYVYKLGEQWNEKKVICNKFPQGAAVTCITWLAGGLIVAGLEDGKVRSLYCKNNKSKTLYGTDSMVVTLAQNTKGTGVLSGHEDGSVVRFLLVEEPGEPTGRLLQHPVAPVALAWPQGGIVVAGCDKKICFYDLQGRPMRTFDYGRDEAEREFTVAAASPNGQAVAVGSYDRLRIFSWSPRQNAWTESLCKTIPNLYSVTALCWRKDGSRLAVGSLCGAVLAYESVLRRTIWQDKFELTFVAPSQVLLKSLHEPITTMLVESQLGLEIDDIRIMGKDNYLVGRTEDSLILCDLTRSLTSEIPWIATGRHERFYFENPTVVLIFNAGELSLVEYGENYILGSVRTEFVNPHVISVRLNERGNTRNNKKLAYLLDMKTVCVVDLMLQSTIAQISHDSKIDWLELSETGHKLLFRDRKMRLVLVDVGSGQKQTLLSKVAFVQWVPSSDVAVAQSDTNLAVWYNIDLPEHVTIMPVRGDVVDVLREDGRTEIVTREAASEHVYPLDEGLVEFGTAVNDSDFGRAIFYLESLGDRPAAKAMWHNLANIALAQQNLRVAQRCFAALGNASKTFYIGEMIKIAERYEETTGPGMSCPEVRAMMALLGGDLRTAERIYIEQGDIEAALAMYTKLRRWDDAIKLAERRGYHGLSELKEAQMEFLLGTSQEEKAGEVLEERGEKDKAMTLYMKANKPVKAVKLALKTPHLLSDENLVTRVSASLIKAELFELAAELANRTGQQQSAIALYRKGGAYARAIELARYVAPDEVTSLEEEWGDWLVGKRQLDASISHYIEAGCTVKALEAAVGAKQWRKAVQIAKVVDDPEEIQKYAVELAEHLCQVGDVRTAEELLVRAEMYREAVQMLNRHGQWEKAFDIADRWLPSADVREMFIEQAKGLEREGKYRDAEKVLVTVGEPDLAITMYKELELYDSMIRLVERHHKNLLEQTHLNLGRQLESKGRLKNAEVHFLAAGDWKAAVHMYCTAGKWEEAHRVAKQKGGKPASEQVAFMWAKSLPIEGAARLLAKMALLESCVAYACEAGQFDFALELCRASGRPADEVHLKIAMALEDDGKFTEAEAEFLLAGKPREAIMMHTHSGDWKAALRVAEQYLPEAVHEVLLSQANAALEARNYPEYEALMIRADRPDLILEHYREYNMVADALRIAKEFVPGAVAELQKLYARVNRVGESTDSRYLLQKASEHARNEEFRRATECLLQINEGNADEPTVARALLRAAEICNQFLEGPEAVEIARELGPRLIDIGQVGPAAQLYLAAELPQEAVDVFIRTDNWGKARRLAKEIDPQLVAYVEVQQKARLRHQGNVEQLADIDIVGALDLLAEQGQWTRCIEKAKQHSVPVLQKYLAQYAAQLLRDGDCMAALGLYLEHGGPPVAANFNIYSRIALECFALREPDGAPMWKNLRNFLLGLVQALRGSDHSDAEVIDRFEQLLVIAHYYATRAACRQAPALQSLGVKISVAMLRYTDVIPCDKGYYEAGMDLRSQGREAEAFVILNHYLDVCEAIEEGSGQLVDHSDLAATDFPSSVPIPAELHLKGEPQLHEEIREWVLAVSMDQKVDQVLPTDDRNQYESSLGLADQACLVSAYPVMGRQPVVFQRTHRLANRDAWSKLTVAARMAPQTDIPNVIEFIEKWCGPANFLSG
- the LOC131288247 gene encoding regulation of nuclear pre-mRNA domain-containing protein 1B isoform X2, encoding MSSFTETGLVKKLLDLNSSQQSIQTLSLWLIHHRKHHSIIVKTWLKELQRAPSAKKLTFMYLANDVIQNSKKKGPEYGREFEHYLPKAFKYIAQSSPEPKTINNLNRILGIWGERGVYEEVKIKEYSLALNGTEAIPKVEANGNDKKRKVSEPPASTNETEPSKKVSPSVVPEKKAKSEVVEVNGKVETHITLSPHQPDGDPPEPEELIKVIMELENSASSDGDVRAKIAKYDEAVMKLAALDRMEDKQTAIQLAADVNNAIKMINDYNSRLATEMDDRKKLTTMLRDFHREQQELLLQAENRLEEYQNKLAKIKEVQKEVRNHLNKLPDLTSLPDAPGGLAPLPSAGDLFNVHHH